From the Xiphophorus couchianus chromosome 11, X_couchianus-1.0, whole genome shotgun sequence genome, the window CCGCCACTGCCCTCTGCAAAACACGATAACAAAGATTTTCACACTTACGGTAGAAGACGTATTCAGTGTAGCTGGACCAAATCTTGTCCTCTGTGTGCTGGTTGACAAACGAGGCTGTGACTGAGGAGTTGCAGGCCACCATCTGGAAACCGCACTCCGACAACATATCAAACGCTCTCTCCAGATGCTTGAACTTGAGATAAAACCGGGAGGTGTATCGCTCCGGGGTCCTGTCCGGATCCCGGCTCTCGTTTAGAGTCTCCCCGAACACCTCTTTAGCCAGAGCCACCCTGCCGCAGATCAGTATCCGAGGTACTCTCCTGAACTTGGCGTCGCTCTGGCTCTCCCGGCCCATGGTGCACGACCCCCGGTATCCCACCGTGATGAAACCGCTCTTCCTGTCCGCGGGGACCAGAGAGGGCGGAGGGCACTGTCGGTGGTCGCTACCCTGAGAGCCATCTTCGTGGTCGCTGTGAAAGAAGTCGTCCGGACTGTGCTTGATGTCTTCTGGGGTCAAAAGCTTCACCAGGTCGGGCAGCTGGAAGTATTCTGCCTCTTTCCGGAGCCTCCCTTTCTCGGGGAAGTGGTCCGGGAGGACGACTTGCTTGTCCCGGAGGTAGTCCAGAACATATCGGAATAAAAACCCGTCCCTATCGATGAAGAACCGGCCCTTGGGGTCTCTCGCCAAATCGTTAGATGCGTCTTTTTTGGAGGAGAACAGCTTACCGAGCAACGAATTCGGGGTCCCCACCAAAGTTGAGTGGCGGGTGTAATAAACCTGCCCTCCTACGTTTAACTCAACAACATCTGGGAAACTGTTCTGAACTGAAGCCTGCAGGTCTTTGGGAATAGTTCTGCAGTTTCCACTCAGCGCCATTCTTTTCGTCTCCCTGCAGGAGCTTTcaatataatgaaaaaatagaaataaaggcTGTCAAAAGGTGCGTCCTCCTGTATTTGGTGACAGAGTCTCCAACTTCATCTCAGAACCATCCCCTTTTACGTTTTCCCTCCATCGACATTAATTCGGTAACATTAAAACCCACTAGTGTATGTTTATTTATCCGTTGCTGGGCATGCAGCTCGCCTCCTGGGTGACTTTggtggaggaagaaaagaatCAGTGCTGCGAGAGTGGAAAACTGAATTAGAGGCTCACATTAGTGGCTGCAGGCAGTAGACTGCCTCTGGGGAAAACAGCATTATATGTACGCTGAAAGAAACCTTAATGAATTGAGTGAAGAAAACTTGCCTTgcatgcgttttttttttttttttgttcctggtAGTAtttccaaacaaagaaaaaagctttcCATTCGAAGAAAGTAGATCAACTTATTTTTAGGATATAGTCCAAACAGGGGGGAGAAAAAACGCCTTGAAGTGATGAGAAACTTCGCTGCTGATTCTGTGTTCTGTCCTTACAGTCATAAAAATAGATGTTCTTTGCTCTTCTTAAATTGtataaaaatcaaaatccatgtgttctgttttttttttctttcagagcagAAAGTCcgcgccgccgccgctgccgcTGCTACAGGGAGCTGTCCGTGGTGCTGCTCTCCTCCTCAGCCTCCCCTTCCCGACAGAGTTGGGTGGtgtcttcttttctctcctctgcTGTGCTgtcccccctcctcttcctctagTTCACACAGTCATACTAACACACATGCACGttctgtaagaaaaaacaaaacaaaaaacacaattgtgcATTTTCTTCGATATTTATCACACTTGTAATCCTACATGTATAATGCATGAAGGCCGTGCCGTTGCAATAAAATGAGCAAACTTGTTTATGagtcaaatttaaagttttcgGGATTTCACAGCCAGTACTGCATCCATCTTTGTGCCTTTATTTCTACATTAATATGGTCTGCAGCTTGATTCGATTTGCTATAAGCTtctttcaataaatcaaatatggattttccaatttaaatattaccaGATTTGCCTTTTCCAGAAATGTATTTGGATATTTACTTTCCTagagataaaatatttacagcccAGATGAGCGATTCTCAGTGTAACTGAGCGGGAACAACGTGTGGGGTTTCTCTCCTCGGTTCAAAAAACGCCCAACAGCGCcctcttctgttttctccttCCCAGACTATGGAGGGACCCCACACCGTTACAGCTGTTTAGTTGACAGAAAGTGTTCCTGATGCGTGAAAGATAAACCTcatcaaaattttaaacaatacTTTGACTGATAATTTTGCTTGATTAGTCCAATTACATATGTTGTCATATGTAATTGGACtaatttaagttttgtttgtatttgtgaatatgtttttgGTGACCTTCAATGTTTATTGTGTGTGAATCTAATGGCTTGCTCTATTTTAGCACTAATTGACAGAGTGCCCTTGTAATTGAGATTCTAGGTTCCTTTTCTGGTTGGatgaaattcaaataaaataaacacttaaactGTTCAGATATTCAAActattaattttcaaaaaagtttctatatatgtatttttttctttatctgcaCATATAACCCTCACACCAAAAGACATATAAGCAAACAGGCAttgaagtgaaaacaaaacacattcttGCAGAATTTACAGACACTCTGCAAAGCAAGATGTAAATATAAGTactgttttgaatttatttatcagtgtagaaaaaaataaaaacaacccataaatcttttcacattttctcaggTAACAACcatgaactttaaaatatttttaaaggtgtCCTGTGAGACAGTAGACAGGCCAATTGACCAGTGATGTATAATTAtgaactggaaggaaaagtatacatggttttcaaaatggctTTTAACTGACTGTTCTGAACAATATTAACTCatcatttaatgaaaacatgtttatgtagatttgacaaaaatagattaaatgcTACGGTAATAAATGCTGAATTTAATGATGTGCGATAGAATTATCAGATTAGATTTCATTGCACTCTAAGATCAGTCCTATTAATATTCTTGCGTATTGCAACTTTAATGGTGTGACATGCAAcattaaagtgatttattttgctgcatttcttaAAGTataatttgagtgtttttttacagtagcaTTAACACAAGTTCAATCTGTAATCATTTGTTCAGGAAGTACAATTATATaccaagaaaaacaagatgtcAGCTTACATCATGATTGACCATCTGCTAGGAGTTAAACTtgtttcctctgtctctcttcCAAAATATCTTATAATATAAAACGACAACCACAAAGACAACCAGAGCATTACTGTTTGATGCATGATAAGTTAtacaaacatacaaacatagtgaaatattgaaaatactGCCTTGCatttctgtatttgtatttctacccctttaactttttctcatttttgaatgacaaaaaaacattttatgtgatagaccaacacaaagtagcacatcattgagaaatgaaaggaaattctatattgtttattttttatatatataaaaacaattatggattttcttttactttacaGTTATATTCTACTTTGAGTTGATCTATCTCATGAAGTCCCAAACAAATAATGGACGTTTGTGATTGTGATGtgaagaaatgtggaaaagttcaaaggatATGAAAACCTCTTTTAATGCACTGTATCTCAAAGCTTCTTGGTAAAACCTCATTCACAGGCTTTCACACCCACTATAGTTTccctctgacattttttttaactctcaaAATTCGTTTAATCAGTTTTGCATTTGTTCCTACAAAATGTATGATAAAATATTCAGTCCCCAAGCACAGCAGTGAcattcataatttattatttttccatgaggGCCACCACCAGCTCagagatattttaaatttttcacttGAAAAAGAAATCGACTTATTGCTCTTACAACTAAATCATGGGTGCTTCTCTTCCTTGACACAGATCTGCTTGTGAGCACAGTCACTTTCTTTCTGTgcaatgcacaaaaaaatctattaaaggGAATTTTCAGTCCAGTCACAGATGGTTGAAATAAACAGCATACTTCTCGCACTTCCATCTCTCATTACCGCCGCTCACTGAATGATGCCAGGCGATGAGAAATCTACAAGTACAGCAAGCGGACATTCAATGCATAAATCCCCTTCACTCGGAGAGGGGGGATATTTACTACAGTGACTCCCTGTGCTCTCAGAAAGggatcattatttatttattcattcatttttcaggTCTGAACATTTGCAGTGCCTGAGAATGGAaatgattttagttttaaacagTCTATGAGTTAAA encodes:
- the kctd16b gene encoding BTB/POZ domain-containing protein KCTD16b isoform X2, which codes for MALSGNCRTIPKDLQASVQNSFPDVVELNVGGQVYYTRHSTLVGTPNSLLGKLFSSKKDASNDLARDPKGRFFIDRDGFLFRYVLDYLRDKQVVLPDHFPEKGRLRKEAEYFQLPDLVKLLTPEDIKHSPDDFFHSDHEDGSQGSDHRQCPPPSLVPADRKSGFITVGYRGSCTMGRESQSDAKFRRVPRILICGRVALAKEVFGETLNESRDPDRTPERYTSRFYLKFKHLERAFDMLSECGFQMVACNSSVTASFVNQHTEDKIWSSYTEYVFYRKVAL
- the kctd16b gene encoding BTB/POZ domain-containing protein KCTD16b isoform X1; the protein is MALSGNCRTIPKDLQASVQNSFPDVVELNVGGQVYYTRHSTLVGTPNSLLGKLFSSKKDASNDLARDPKGRFFIDRDGFLFRYVLDYLRDKQVVLPDHFPEKGRLRKEAEYFQLPDLVKLLTPEDIKHSPDDFFHSDHEDGSQGSDHRQCPPPSLVPADRKSGFITVGYRGSCTMGRESQSDAKFRRVPRILICGRVALAKEVFGETLNESRDPDRTPERYTSRFYLKFKHLERAFDMLSECGFQMVACNSSVTASFVNQHTEDKIWSSYTEYVFYRGPSRWSSPPCDCCCKNHKGDGEGESGTSFNELSTSSSESQSETSSPQGTVIRGPVTRQSHPHAKVQTLDRPPKKGPVSMIQQSDQRRKSDLLRTLTASSRDTSGCKKRPVKEKPTVQEELQKCIQDFHKIKIPERFPGRQYVWQTDLLRKYRL